The Triticum aestivum cultivar Chinese Spring chromosome 7B, IWGSC CS RefSeq v2.1, whole genome shotgun sequence genome window below encodes:
- the LOC123160364 gene encoding uncharacterized protein, with translation MTHTAMKRRRRRHGQPHHLHLLVSLLLLLLLDRACAALPSSPKMARIQQHLDRANKPALRTIQSMDGDTIDCVPRHKQHALDHPLLRNHRIQSAPPSMPASATATFSASAAASGNSTSRARAAWQTWHHAGHCPKGTVPVRRTTAEDVLRGGQSLFRFGRKRHRRDRAARAANAPDVVTGNGHEHAIAYTAVGQQEVYGAKATINVWDPAIQEHNGFSLSQLWLLSGSFNGSDLNSIEAGWQVSPELYGDSRPRLFTYWTSDAYEATGCYNALCPGFVQTSSRVAIGAAISPVSSLAGEQYDMTLLIWKDPKLGNWWLSYGDAGASQLVGYWPAELFTHLSGHASMVEWGGEVVNTSPGGAHTATQMGSGRFAAEGFGRASYFRNLETVDAGNSLAPVSLDAVQTLAEDAGCYDIRKAYDERDGWGTHFYYGGPGHNPACP, from the exons ATGACGCACACGGCCAtgaagaggaggaggcggcggcatgGCCAGCCTCATCATCTTCACCTCcttgtctccctcctcctcctcctactcctcgACCGCGCTTGTGCAGCTCTACCGTCGTCGCCCAAGATGGCAAGGATCCAGCAGCATCTCGACCGCGCCAACAAGCCAGCACTGCGCACCATACAG AGCATGGACGGGGACACCATCGACTGCGTGCCCCGGCACAAGCAGCACGCGCTGGACCACCCGCTCCTCAGGAACCACAGGATCCAGAGCGCGCCGCCGAGCAtgcccgcctccgccaccgccaccttcAGTGCTAGCGCGGCGGCGTCGGGCAACTCCACCAGCAGGGCCAGAGCGGCGTGGCAGACGTGGCACCACGCGGGCCACTGCCCGAAAGGCACGGTGCCCGTGCGGCGGACCACCGCCGAGGACGTGCTGCGCGGCGGGCAGTCGCTCTTCCGCTTCGGCCGCAAGCGGCACCGCCGCGACCGTGCGGCCCGCGCCGCCAACGCCCCCGACGTCGTCACCGGCAACGGCCACGAG CACGCGATCGCGTACACGGCGGTGGGGCAGCAGGAGGTGTACGGCGCCAAGGCGACCATCAACGTCTGGGATCCGGCCATCCAGGAGCACAACGGCTTCAGCCTCTCGCAGCTCTGGCTGCTCTCCGGCTCCTTCAACGGCTCCGACCTCAACAGCATCGAGGCCGGGTGGCAG GTCAGCCCTGAGCTGTACGGTGACAGCAGGCCTAGGCTCTTCACATATTGGACA AGCGACGCGTACGAGGCGACGGGCTGCTACAACGCGCTGTGCCCGGGCTTCGTGCAGACCAGCTCCCGCGTGGCCATCGGCGCAGCCATCTCCCCGGTCTCCTCCCTCGCTGGCGAGCAGTACGACATGACGCTCCTCATCTGGAAGGACCCCAAGCTCGGCAACTGGTGGCTTAGCTACGGCGACGCCGGAGCCTCGCAGCTCGTCGGCTACTGGCCCGCCGAGCTCTTCACGCACCTCTCCGGCCACGCCAGCATGGTCGAGTGGGGCGGCGAGGTCGTTAACACCAGCCCGGGGGGCGCGCACACCGCCACGCAGATGGGCTCCGGCAGGTTCGCCGCCGAGGGGTTCGGCCGCGCCAGCTACTTCCGCAACCTCGAGACGGTGGACGCCGGGAACAGCCTCGCCCCCGTGTCGCTCGACGCCGTGCAGACGCTGGCCGAGGACGCCGGCTGCTACGACATCAGGAAGGCCTACGACGAGCGGGACGGATGGGGCACGCACTTCTACTACGGGGGACCGGGACACAACCCGGCCTGCCCCTAG